From Thermoanaerobaculia bacterium, the proteins below share one genomic window:
- a CDS encoding beta-eliminating lyase-related protein, producing LPQALFPAQTLAAELYLEAGIRAMERGVVSAGRDPETGDHRYPKLELVRLTFPRRVYTQAHCDVTVEAVEAIWDRRQEARGLRMIYEPRYLRFFQARFEAVPAGTSSAGGRQRETAAAIG from the coding sequence GCTGCCCCAGGCGCTCTTTCCCGCGCAGACTCTCGCGGCCGAGCTGTACCTCGAAGCCGGGATCCGGGCCATGGAACGGGGAGTCGTTTCCGCCGGCCGCGATCCCGAAACCGGCGACCACCGCTATCCGAAGCTCGAGCTCGTGCGGCTGACGTTCCCGCGCCGCGTTTACACCCAGGCGCACTGCGACGTCACGGTCGAGGCGGTCGAGGCGATCTGGGACCGCCGGCAGGAGGCGCGCGGGCTCCGCATGATCTATGAACCGCGCTACCTGCGGTTCTTCCAAGCCCGCTTCGAGGCGGTCCCGGCGGGAACGTCGAGCGCCGGAGGACGCCAGCGGGAGACGGCGGCGGCGATCGGCTGA